The segment GCAGTCACGACTGGTGGACCCCCTCCGAATTGCCGATCGGGCCGCAGCTGCCGGCCTACCCCGTCCACATGGAGGTCAAGGGGGATGCGCGGTGCGCGGTGGTGGCCGCGGCGAGCGTTGTGGCCAAGGTGGAACGTGACGAGCTCATGAGGCGACTCGGGGCCCAGTATCCGGGCTACGATTGGGAACGGAATAAGGGATACTCCTCGCCGTCGCACATCACGGGCCTGCGTGAGCTCGGCGCGAGCGTGCACCACAGGACAAGCTGGAAACTACCTGGATTGGAGTCGGGAAAATGAGTGAGCTGGAGAACTACGAAGCTGACGCCGAGCTAGGGCTGTACCGCGAGTATCGAGACGTGGCGAACCTGTTCCAGTTCGTGGTGGAGACTGAGCGGCGCTTCTACCTGGCCAACGACGTCGACGTCAAGGTTCGCGCCTCCGCCGCCGGAGACGTCTTCTTCGAGGTGACGCTGACGGACGCATGGGTCTGGGACATCTTCCGACCCTCCCGCTTCATCCGGGGTGCGCGTATCGTCACGTTCAAGGACGTGAATGTGGAGGAGCTGAACAAGCCCGACCTCTCTCGCGGGCTCGACTTCGAGTAGCGAGATTCCGCGAAATAAATCTATCCACAGTTCCCCTCGGGTGTGCCTCACCCACATTTGCGGCATTCGCGCAATCTCGAGAATGCGTTTACTGCTGAAATCGTCTCTATGACGAACAACGAACTAGGCGCATGGGGCGAAAACCTCGCCGCAACATATCTGACACAACAGGGTTGGACGATCCTCTCTCGTAACTGGCGCACGCGCGGGGGTGAGATCGACATCGTGGGCTTCGACCCCCTACGCAACGCCATCGTGGCGGTTGAGGTCAAGACACGGCGCACGCACAGGGCGGGCACCCCCGCCGAGGCCGTGACGGCGCTGAAGGTGAAACGCATCAAGAGCCTGCTACTCCAGTGGCTCCTGGATCACCGCTCCTTCGGCACGCAGATCGGCGTGGATGTGGTCACGGTTGACCTGTCCGGCGATCACCACGACCTCACCCACCTCAAGGGGGTGGAGTCATGACGGGTGCGATCGCCGGCACAGTGGGGCGTGCCAACACCCTGTCCGTGGTGGGGGTTCAGGCCGTCCCCATCCTCGTCGAGGCTGTCCAACTCAACGGCCTGCCCAGCTTCCACATTGTTGGGCTTCCCGACGCGGCGGTCAACGAGGCGCGCGAGCGCCTGCGGGCCGGCTTTCACGCCATCGGGATTACCTGGCCCAACCGGCGCCTCACGGTCAACCTTTCGCCGGCGGACGTGCTGAAATCCGGCACCGGCTTCGACCTGTCGATCGCGGTGGCGATTCTCGGCTCGATCGGATTCGAGGTGGGGCGCTCGGCCGTGGTCATGGGAGAGCTCGGCCTGGACGGTTCGGTGCGGCCCGTGCGAGGGATCCTGCCCGCCCTGCTCGCGGCGAAGGGTGCCCAGGTCGCGATCGTGCCGGAGGCGAACCGAGACGAGGCGATGCTCGTGGACGGCATCGAGGTTATCGGCGTTCACCATCTGGCACAAGTTGCGCGCATGTGCGGGGTGCCGGGCGTCCTCGTCCCGCCGCCCGCGCAGCTCAGCGCCGAGACTCTCGAGGTGCCCGAGGCGGTGGCGGATGTTGCCGACGTGTGCGGTCAGGAGGAGGCTATCCTCGCTCTCCAGGTGGCGGGTGCGGGCGGGCATCACATGCTCATGGTCGGTCCGCCCGGGGTCGGCAAGTCCATGCTAGCCCGCCGGATGCCCGGCATTCTTCCCGATCTCAGCCAGGCAGACGCGCTGGAGGTGGCCGCGATCGCATCGCTGACGGGCGCGCGGGTGACCTCTCTTCCCGTCCACCCGCCGTTCGCCGCGCCGCATCACACCGCGACGGCGGTGGCGCTGGTTGGTGGCGGATCGCGGGTACCTCGCCCTGGGGCAATCACGGCAGCCCACCGCGGCGTGCTCTTCATGGACGAGTTCCCCGAGTTCGCCCCTCGCGCGATCCAGTCTCTGCGCCAGCCCCTTGAGGACGGCTGGATCGACGTGGCACGTGCGAAGGCAAGCGTGCGCTTCCCCGCGCGCTTTCAGCTTATCGCTGCGGCCAACCCCTGCCGGTGCGGGCGGCGGCTCGACCCGGGAGCCGCGTGCACCTGCACCTCGCGTGACATCCGCCTCTACGAGGCGTCCCTTGGGGGACCGGTGCGCGATCGGATCGATATCCACGTCACCCTCCGGCGCCCGTCGAAGGCGGACCTTCGCCGGGGCGGGAGCTCCTCCAGCGGGCAGCTGAAGCAGGCGGTGGCGGTGGCCCGGGAGCGGCAAGCGCACCGGCTGGCTGGCCTTGGCCTCGCTCGCAACGCCGACGTGCCCGGATCGTGGCTGCGGCGCCACACACCAATCCAGGGCGTCACGCTCACGCGCATCGACGAGGGTCTGTCCAAGGGCCAGCTCTCGCTTCGTGGCTATGACAGGATTTTGCGGCTGGCCTGGTCGATTGCCGACCTCGCCGCGCACGATCGGCCCAGCGACGACGACATCGCGGCGGCCTTCATGCTCAGCGGGAGGGTGGATTCGTGAACGAGCTACAGGCGCGAATCGAGTGGTCGCGCATGACGGAGGGCGCCGACCCCGCGGCGCACACGCTCATCGAGCGCCTCGGGCCGGTCGGCGCCCTCGAGGCGGTCAAAGACGGGGAGTTTGAGCCGCGCATGCGCGCCCAAGTCGAGCGTTGGCGTCATCGGCTTTCCCGCCAGGAGCCCTTCCACATGCGGGCCCTCGAGGCGAGCGGGGTAAGCGTGGTTGGGCCGGAGGATCCGCTCTGGCCGAGCCAACTCAATGACCTGGGAGCCGAGGCGCCCCTCCTCCTGTGGGTCAAGGGGAACCCGGCGGTGCTTGCCACGCGCTCGGTGGCAATCGTCGGCTCGCGCGCGGCCTCCACCGTAGGCTTGCGCACGGCGCGAGATTTCGCCTTCGAGATATCGGGGGAGGCGACCGTCGTGTCGGGTGGGGCCTTCGGCATCGACGCCGCCGCCCACCAGGGCGCCCTCCTTGCTGGTCACCCCACGGTCATCGTCAGCGCGGGCGGCGCGGACCGCGTCTATCCCCGCTCCCACGAATCCCTTTTCGCCAAGGCGTTGGAGGCCGGGGGTGCGGTGATTTCCGAGTCGCCGCTGGGGGCCGCCCCACAGCGTTTCCGTTTCCTCGCCCGCAACCGGATCATCGCCGCGCTCGCTCAGGCCACCCTTGTGGTGGAAGCGCCGGTGCGCTCCGGCGCGCTCTCGACTGCTCGCCACGCGCTCGCCATCGGCCGGCCCGTCGGGGCCGTCCCGGGCCCGATCGATATGGCCCAGAGCCAGGGTTGCATCGACCTGTTGCGCAACGGCGCCACCGCGATAGGGGCCGTGGCCCACCTGCGAGAACTCATCGGCCCGATCGGAGTTCAGGACCAACTTGCCGCTGACTTCTTTGCCGGCGGGGTGGACGATGGTTTCGACATGCGTGATCAGCGCGCCTTTGACGCGGTGCCGCTTGTGCGCGCAAAGGGCCCGGCCTCGATCGCCGCGACGGCGGGGATGGCGCTGCCGGAAACCCTTGCCGCGCTCGGGCGTCTGGTGCTCGCCGGGCGTGTGGAAGAGCGCGACGGGCGCTACCGGCGCACTAAGGTGAAGGCATGAGCGTCGAGACGATTCTGAACGACTACGCCCGCGATCTGGGCGTGCGCCGCGGCCTGTCCGAGCACACCGTCACCGCCTACACCGCCGAGGCGCGAGCCTTCCTCGACTTCTTGGCGTCCAATTCCGACGATGTGGCGGGCGCGCTTGGCTACATTGAGCTCGCCGACCTGCGTTCCTGGCTTGCCGCCCGCCAAGAGGAGGGCCACGCGCGCGCCTCCATGGCCCGCCACGCGGCGGCAATCCGCAGCTTTACCCGCTGGCTCCACAAGAACGGATACCTCGATTCTGATCCCGGCGTTCGGCTTACATCCCCGAAGGCCGACAACAGGCTTCCCCAGGTGCTCACCCAGTCCCAGGCCAAGCGCCTGGCCGACGTGGCGGCGGCCCGCGCTGCTCAGGAGGGTGGGTTGAGCGTGCGGGACTGGGCCATGGTGGAGCTGCTCTACGCCTCCGGAATCCGCGTCAGCGAGCTGGTTGGCCTGGATGTGGACGCCATCCAGCCAGACATGACACTGCGGGTGGTGGGCAAGGGTAACAAGGAACGCATCGTCCCCTTTGGTCGGCCCGCCCGCGAGGCGCTCTCGCAGTGGCTCGCGGTGCGGGCGGACTTCCTCAAGGGCAAGAATCCGGCGGTATTCGTAGGCAAGGCAGGGCGCCGGATCGACCCCCGCATGGTGCGCACGATCCTCGACCGGCTCACCGACCTGGCCGATCTTCCCCACATCGGCCCGCACGCCCTGCGCCACTCGGCCGCCACTCATCTGCTTGATGGTGGCTCCGACCTGCGCAACGTCCAGGAGATCCTCGGCCATTCCTCGCTCGGGACGACCCAGCGTTACACCCACGTCAGTGCCGAGCGCCTGCGGGCGGCCTTCGGTCAGGCCCACCCGCGGGCCTAGAAGCGCTCGAGCGGCGTTAGCCAGCCCAGCGTCCGGGCCTGTGCCGGGCGCGGCGACTACTCGTAGAGGCGGATAGGGCCCCACAGCAGGGATAGCGGATCGAGGTAATCGTCCTGGCCGCGCTTTGCTCCCCAGTGCAGGCAGGAGGAGGGCGAGCAGTGTTCGCCTCCCACGTGCCCGATAATCGCGCCACGCGAGACGACGTCGCCGCGCACGACGGCGGGGGAGACCGGCTCGTAGGTGGTGCGAATGCCGTCGGCGTGCTCGATCGAGACCAGCTCGCGATCGTTGAGCGTGCCCGCATAGATCACCCGCCCGTCGGCCGCCGCATACACGGGCTGGCCCGCGCCAAGCGCCAGATCCACGCCGCGATGCCCGGCGTTCCAGTTCTGCGCACCGGGTGCGAACGGGCGGAGCACGGGTACCTCCACGCCCGAGGGCCAGGAGTACTCAACGCTGGCTGGAATGGCGGGCGCCACGACTTCAGGGGAGGACGGCTCGCCGAGGGTGAGCGCGCCGCCGAGTGAAACGAGACTGAGTGCAACGATGATCTTCTTCATGCCTCAAGGCTTTCAAATTCCGTGCGCACGAAACGCCGATCAACGCCCAAATGTGGAGGAGTGCCCCGCCTGCGCGGCTGTGGACAAGAAAGCTGGCCCGCCACGAGCCCGCGTTCAGCGCGGCAAGCAGCGTATATCGCGGCAAGCAGCGCCCCGGCGTCGTGGCAAGCAGCGCCCCGGCGTCGTGAAGCCGCGCCCCGGCGTCGTGAAGCCGCGCCTACTTGCCGCCCTTGCGCTTGTCCTTACGCTTGGCATCCTTGCGCCGCGAACGCCGGCGCAAGTTGGTCTTGTGCTCGCGCTTGAGAATGCGCCGGGAGTCAGCCAGGAGGTTCATCTGCCGCACGGGCAGGATCCACCTGAAGCGTCGGGCGGCCAGGCCAAAGACGAGGCACAGGAGGATCGCCAGACCCATCCCTAGCTGGTACATGTTGTGCTGCTGGAACACGACCATGATCCCCGCCGCGGCGATGGAGATGGTGGCGTAGAGGGGATTGGAGCCGAAGATCGCGGGGGTCTGGCGTACAAGCGCGTCGCGCATCACCCCGCCGGCGGTGGCGGTGATGACGCCGAGAAAAATGGAGGGGATCGGGGCCAAGCCCGCAGTGATGCCCTTCGCGGCACCGGTGGCGGACCAGCACCCGAGAGCCAGGACGTCGGCGAGGGTCAGGCCGCGCCGCGCCCACGGCCCGTCAAGGGGAACCAGGTAGGCGAAGGCGGAGGCGCCGATCGCGCCGGCGAGGTACCACGGGTCAGTCAGCGCGACGGGGAAGCCTATTCCAAGCAAGGAGTCACGGATCATGCCTCCGCCGAGGGCGGTGAGGATGCCGAGCGTGAGGTAGCCGATGATGTCGTATTCGAGCGTGCGGGCGAGGGAGGCGCCAATGACGCCGTAGGCGATGACGCCCGCGACGTCCACGAAACGGAAGAGAACCTCGGGATCCACGCCGCACCTTCCTGCAGAGATTGACTATCCGATTCATTGTGCCCCTCCCTCGCGCAGAATGTCAGCTCGGGTCATGGGTCGTGCGATGTAGGCAACACCACCGATCGTGGGCGATTTTGGTCTTGGAGATCACCGGTGGCGCTGGATAAACTGGGAAAGCTGTCATTTATGACAGACTTCGCGTGCTCGCTCGCCGCAAGGCCTTCCGCGCATCGGTCCGATGGTGTGCGTGGAATGGGGCACCAGGGCCTGCCACAGGGTGTGGCGGGCAGATAACCGTAAAACCAAGCGCGGGAAGACCGCGCTGTGAGAAAGGACGACCATGGCAGTCGTTTCCATGCGCCAGCTGCTTGAAGCCGGCGTCCACTTCGGGCACCAGACCCGTCGCTGGAACCCCAAGATGAAGCGTTTCATCCTCAACGATCGTAACGGCATCTACATCATTGATCTTCGTAAGACGGTTGACGACATCAACCGCACCTACGAGTTCGTCAAGGAGACCGTCGCCCACGGGGGCAACATTCTTTTTGTCGGCACCAAGCGTCAGGCCCAGCGCCCGATCCGCGAGCAGGCGGAGCGCGTGGGCATGCCCTACGTCAACGAGCGTTGGCTCGGCGGCATGCTGACCAACTTCTCCACCGTCAACGCCCGCATCCAGCGTCTCAAGGAGCTTGAGCTCATCGACTTCGACGACGTCGCCGGCTCCGGTCGCACCAAGAAGGAACTTCTCATGATGCGTCGCGAGAAGGAGAAGCTGGAGCGCACGCTCGGCGGTATCCGCGACATGGGCAAGGTTCCCTCTGCCATCTGGATCGTCGACACGAACAAGGAGCACCTCGCGGTTGCCGAGGCTCACAAGCTCAACATGTCGGTGTGCGCGATCCTCGACACGAACTGCGATCCCGACGACGTCGATTACGGCATCCCGGGCAACGACGACGCGATCCGTTCCATCGATATCCTGACCCGCGTGGTCGCTGACGCCGTCGCCGAGGGGCTTGTGGCCCGTGGTGGTGGCGCCAAGGACGAGGATCCCATGCCCGAGTGGGAGCGCGAGCTCCTCGAGGGTGACGCCGACGAGGCGGCCCCCGCTCCGGCCGAAGCTGCCCCGGCCGAGGCTGCTCCGGCCGAGACCACCGACAACGCCTAAGCCTAAGGAAGATCAACATGGCAATTTCTGTTGCAGATATTAAGGCCCTTCGTGAGAAGACCGGCGCCGGCATGATGGACGTGAAGAAGGCTCTGACCGAGGCCGACGGCGACACCGCCAAGGCTGAGGAGCTCCTGCGTCTCAAGGGCCTGAAGGTCGCCGCCAAGCGCGAGGGACGCACGGCCTCCAACGGCCTGGTCCTGTCCCACATCGACACTACCGATGCGGGCATGAGCGGCCTCATCATTGAGGTCAACGCGGAGACGGACTTCGTGGCGAAGAACGAGAAGTTCATCGCCTTCGCCGAGGGCATCCTCTCCGCCGCCGTCGAGGCGGGCGCGAAGACGACCGACGAGGTCCTGGCAGCAGCCCACCCCGAGGGCACCGTCAAGGACGCCGTGGACAACATGATCGGCATCATCGGCGAGAAGCTGGGCGTGGGTGCCGTTGAGTACCTCGCCGGCGAGCACGTCGAGGCCTACATGCACAAGACGGCGGTTGACCTGCCGGCCCAGGTGGCCGTCATCGTCGCGACCGACGCGGCTGGCAAAGACATCGCCCACGACGTCGCCGTTCACGTGGCCGCGATGTCCCCGGCATACCTCTCTGAGGAGGACGTGCCGGAGGAGGAGCTCGAGAACGAGCGCCGCATCGCCACCGAGCTGACCATCGCCGAGGGCAAGCCCGAGAAGGCTGTGCCGAAGATCGTCGAAGGTCGCCTCAAGGGCTACTTCAAGCAGGTCTGCCTGCTTGACCAGCCCTACGCTCGCGACCCGAAGATGTCGGTGGGCCAGGTGGCGCAGGCCGCCGGCGCCACGATCACCGGCTTCAAGCGCGTTCGCGTTGGCCAGGAGTAAGGGCTAGTTCACTGGTGTGGGGTGCGATGAAATCGCACCCCACACTGGCTTAACCGGCCCTGTCCGCTCGGAGGCTGCATGGTTGCGCCGGCGGATGGTGCCCGATTAGCTGGCAGATGAAAAGTTGCGCCCGGCGCGCGAGCGCGTGCGACCCGCGCGATAATGAGGGTCTGGAGAAGGGGGAGAACAACGTTGAGTATTGTTGTGGCCTACAAGTATGCGCCCAATCCGCAAGATGCCAAGGTTCTTGCCGACGGCGAGATCGACTGGACACGCGCGAAGGCGGCCGTGTCGGAGTCGGATCCAGTGGCGATGGAGATGGGTCGGCGGGTCGCCGCCGCGGCGGGCACAGAGCTCGTGGGCATCTCGGTGGGCACCTCGCAGGTTGCCTCCCCGATGGCGCGCAAGAACGCAATGTCCCGGGGCTTTGATCGCGGCCTGATCCTCGCAGACGACGCCGTGAGCGCCTGGTCCGCCACGCAGGTGGGTGCGGCGCTCGCCCAGCTGGTGGGCAAGGTTGGCGACGTCTCGCTTGTGCTGACTGCGGATTCCTCGGTGGACGAGGCCGCGGGTGTCACCCCCGCGCTGATTGCTGGTTACCTTGGCTGGCCCGCCATCCTCGACGTGGCAGACGTCGAGGTTGAGGACGGCGGCTTCCTGCTCACCCAGCGAAT is part of the Trueperella abortisuis genome and harbors:
- a CDS encoding DUF2469 domain-containing protein, translated to MSELENYEADAELGLYREYRDVANLFQFVVETERRFYLANDVDVKVRASAAGDVFFEVTLTDAWVWDIFRPSRFIRGARIVTFKDVNVEELNKPDLSRGLDFE
- a CDS encoding YraN family protein, whose amino-acid sequence is MTNNELGAWGENLAATYLTQQGWTILSRNWRTRGGEIDIVGFDPLRNAIVAVEVKTRRTHRAGTPAEAVTALKVKRIKSLLLQWLLDHRSFGTQIGVDVVTVDLSGDHHDLTHLKGVES
- a CDS encoding YifB family Mg chelatase-like AAA ATPase is translated as MTGAIAGTVGRANTLSVVGVQAVPILVEAVQLNGLPSFHIVGLPDAAVNEARERLRAGFHAIGITWPNRRLTVNLSPADVLKSGTGFDLSIAVAILGSIGFEVGRSAVVMGELGLDGSVRPVRGILPALLAAKGAQVAIVPEANRDEAMLVDGIEVIGVHHLAQVARMCGVPGVLVPPPAQLSAETLEVPEAVADVADVCGQEEAILALQVAGAGGHHMLMVGPPGVGKSMLARRMPGILPDLSQADALEVAAIASLTGARVTSLPVHPPFAAPHHTATAVALVGGGSRVPRPGAITAAHRGVLFMDEFPEFAPRAIQSLRQPLEDGWIDVARAKASVRFPARFQLIAAANPCRCGRRLDPGAACTCTSRDIRLYEASLGGPVRDRIDIHVTLRRPSKADLRRGGSSSSGQLKQAVAVARERQAHRLAGLGLARNADVPGSWLRRHTPIQGVTLTRIDEGLSKGQLSLRGYDRILRLAWSIADLAAHDRPSDDDIAAAFMLSGRVDS
- the dprA gene encoding DNA-processing protein DprA, with the protein product MNELQARIEWSRMTEGADPAAHTLIERLGPVGALEAVKDGEFEPRMRAQVERWRHRLSRQEPFHMRALEASGVSVVGPEDPLWPSQLNDLGAEAPLLLWVKGNPAVLATRSVAIVGSRAASTVGLRTARDFAFEISGEATVVSGGAFGIDAAAHQGALLAGHPTVIVSAGGADRVYPRSHESLFAKALEAGGAVISESPLGAAPQRFRFLARNRIIAALAQATLVVEAPVRSGALSTARHALAIGRPVGAVPGPIDMAQSQGCIDLLRNGATAIGAVAHLRELIGPIGVQDQLAADFFAGGVDDGFDMRDQRAFDAVPLVRAKGPASIAATAGMALPETLAALGRLVLAGRVEERDGRYRRTKVKA
- a CDS encoding tyrosine recombinase XerC — translated: MSVETILNDYARDLGVRRGLSEHTVTAYTAEARAFLDFLASNSDDVAGALGYIELADLRSWLAARQEEGHARASMARHAAAIRSFTRWLHKNGYLDSDPGVRLTSPKADNRLPQVLTQSQAKRLADVAAARAAQEGGLSVRDWAMVELLYASGIRVSELVGLDVDAIQPDMTLRVVGKGNKERIVPFGRPAREALSQWLAVRADFLKGKNPAVFVGKAGRRIDPRMVRTILDRLTDLADLPHIGPHALRHSAATHLLDGGSDLRNVQEILGHSSLGTTQRYTHVSAERLRAAFGQAHPRA
- a CDS encoding M23 family metallopeptidase; this encodes MKKIIVALSLVSLGGALTLGEPSSPEVVAPAIPASVEYSWPSGVEVPVLRPFAPGAQNWNAGHRGVDLALGAGQPVYAAADGRVIYAGTLNDRELVSIEHADGIRTTYEPVSPAVVRGDVVSRGAIIGHVGGEHCSPSSCLHWGAKRGQDDYLDPLSLLWGPIRLYE
- a CDS encoding trimeric intracellular cation channel family protein, translating into MDPEVLFRFVDVAGVIAYGVIGASLARTLEYDIIGYLTLGILTALGGGMIRDSLLGIGFPVALTDPWYLAGAIGASAFAYLVPLDGPWARRGLTLADVLALGCWSATGAAKGITAGLAPIPSIFLGVITATAGGVMRDALVRQTPAIFGSNPLYATISIAAAGIMVVFQQHNMYQLGMGLAILLCLVFGLAARRFRWILPVRQMNLLADSRRILKREHKTNLRRRSRRKDAKRKDKRKGGK
- the rpsB gene encoding 30S ribosomal protein S2; translated protein: MAVVSMRQLLEAGVHFGHQTRRWNPKMKRFILNDRNGIYIIDLRKTVDDINRTYEFVKETVAHGGNILFVGTKRQAQRPIREQAERVGMPYVNERWLGGMLTNFSTVNARIQRLKELELIDFDDVAGSGRTKKELLMMRREKEKLERTLGGIRDMGKVPSAIWIVDTNKEHLAVAEAHKLNMSVCAILDTNCDPDDVDYGIPGNDDAIRSIDILTRVVADAVAEGLVARGGGAKDEDPMPEWERELLEGDADEAAPAPAEAAPAEAAPAETTDNA
- the tsf gene encoding translation elongation factor Ts, which translates into the protein MAISVADIKALREKTGAGMMDVKKALTEADGDTAKAEELLRLKGLKVAAKREGRTASNGLVLSHIDTTDAGMSGLIIEVNAETDFVAKNEKFIAFAEGILSAAVEAGAKTTDEVLAAAHPEGTVKDAVDNMIGIIGEKLGVGAVEYLAGEHVEAYMHKTAVDLPAQVAVIVATDAAGKDIAHDVAVHVAAMSPAYLSEEDVPEEELENERRIATELTIAEGKPEKAVPKIVEGRLKGYFKQVCLLDQPYARDPKMSVGQVAQAAGATITGFKRVRVGQE
- a CDS encoding electron transfer flavoprotein subunit beta/FixA family protein; the encoded protein is MSIVVAYKYAPNPQDAKVLADGEIDWTRAKAAVSESDPVAMEMGRRVAAAAGTELVGISVGTSQVASPMARKNAMSRGFDRGLILADDAVSAWSATQVGAALAQLVGKVGDVSLVLTADSSVDEAAGVTPALIAGYLGWPAILDVADVEVEDGGFLLTQRIKGGTRTLRVTGPAVVATTSDATTPAVPSMKDILAAGKKPVDVLTGADVEAAGAPLRVVGRKRPVKVERQGKMFGTAAELVAALREDGVL